Sequence from the candidate division WOR-3 bacterium genome:
TCGCCCTGGGCGCAGCAGAGCAGGCTGGGTGTCGCCATTCCGATTTATGGTGATGATTGGTACCAGCAGAGCGGAACCGGGATTACGGTCAGGCGTGACACGATGATGGCAGCGTGCTTTGACCTTTTCTGGGGTTTTGATAACAGTCAAATCTTTCGATTTAATGTTGCGCCGGTTAGCGGTCGGGAAATTGGTATATTGAGCGATGCGCAACACCGGGTCATTTTGGGCAGACAAAATGTGGTCCGGGTTGCTGGTTACTGGAATGAGTATATTGGAAATCCGCCCGCTGCCTGGAGTTTGAAATTTAAGTTTGCTCTGGGGAGCGCTTTTGGTGATAGCGCGCGGTTTAGTGCCTTTCAAATGTCCAATTGCTCAGGGCTGTTTTCGGTCCGCGGTTTTTCCGACTCATTTCCGGTCGGTTCAAATATCGGTGTCGCAGGGCTGGAGTTCAGAATGCCCATCTACTGGCTGGAGCGCGGCATTGGAACCTTGCCCATTTTCTTTCGCAATGTGAACGGCGCGCTTTTTCTGGAAACAGGTTTAGTTACAAATCAACGGCGTATTGACTTTAAAAACTGGCGCAAGGGTGGTGGTGGCGAGGTTCGTTTTGACTTTATGTTTGCTCGCTATGTGCCGTTCAGTTTGACGGTCGGTGCCGCTATCGGTTTAGAGCAAAAGTTGTCTTATCAGGTCTATTTGAATTTTGCCAGCGAATTGCTGGCATCAATTACCGGTAATAAAAAATCGGGCGGTCTTATTATACTCCGCAGATTGGACATTTGACTTCGGTCTTGTCCGGAGGCTTGGGGTGGTCGCACTGTTCCAGGGTGCCACATTCAGCGTAGCGATGATAGAGATAGCATTGATTGATGTAAGCCTCACGGGGTGAAAGCGCAGGTTCATACCAGAAGAATTCGTACTCTTTCCAGTGGGATTTGATTGCTTCGCGCAGGTTTCGTTCTGCCCGGGCAACAATGGCAATCTCTTTGGGCTTTTTTGCCAGACAGTAAACACCGCCCACCCGGTCTGGCACAGAGATATCAACCTGCAGAGGTCGGAGGAGATAAGGTCCACGCATAGTTCCTCCTTTTTTAGACTCCCTGATAATTCGGATAACCCGATTGCGTCATTTACCGATTTATTGTAAATCGGGCAAATCGTTTTGTCAAGCATTTTTTCTATTAGCGTGGACCTTCAGCGAAAATGTCATAGGTATTTTTTTTCTACTTTTAGCCTATTCGCTCTTTGAAAATCTGGAGGGTTATTTCAGGACGAGAACCTTGTGCGTGATGCTCTGGTTGCCAAGTTGAATTCGGACGAAATAGGCGCCGGGTGTCGCGGTTGTGGTGTGCCAGGCATTTTCTTCAGGTTTGGCAATAACCCTGCCCGAGGCATCAAGAATCACAATTTTTGTTCCTGGGGGCAGACCGCTCAATCTGACCACTGCACCTTTCGCAACAAACAAAGGATAAATGCTGACCCTTTGTAACTCCGCCGGCTGGCGTTCGGAAACGCCGAGTTTGAAGTATTCGTAAATGGTGGTGTGATTGTCATCGGTGTAGTCATGGCAAATTACCTCTGCTTTGCCGTCGTTGTTGAGGTCATAAAGTCCGACTAAGGGTAAGCCGGTATATACCTGCCAGAATTGCTCATACTGGTCGTTGCCAGTGCAGCGGAACAGGTGGATTCTTGCACCATCGGACACAGCGATTTCAGGCACACCATCACCATCCACATCACCGGTTACAAGTGTTTGAGGACTGAATCCGTTCGCCGGGAAGTAGGTGTGCCAGACCACCTCAAAGGAGTCGTTTTTAGAGGACTCATAGATTGCCATCACGCCCATGTTATATGCGTCCACAGCAAAGGCAATCGCCTCGGTTCTGCCATCCCGGTCAATGTCCTGACCACCTGCTACAGCGCCAAAGCGCATTGGACCGATAGAAGGAAGCGAACAAACGGCGGTAATCACGAATGAGTCATTACCGACCGCTTCATAGATTCCTACGACTCGGGCACCCACCTTAAATATCTCTGGAAAGCCATCCCGGTCAACATCTGGGGTGGAGCCGAACCCGTAGATGCCGATGTGTGGTGTATCAGGAAGAACGGTTCTGAAGGCGTAACTGTCATCTGCCACATATTCAAATACAGAAATACCTGAGCCGGGAAGGTCAAAGTTCTGCAGGACAATTTCCTGTGCTGAATCTCTATCAAGGTCGGTTACGATTGCGTAAGGGGTAATTCCTCCAATTTGAGCCTGCCATACGCACTGCAGAGGCAGGGATGCTGAGTCCGCACTCTCGTAAATGAAGAATGTGTCGTTGTCCGTTTTGTCCACACCAAAATCGCTCTTACCATCCCGGTCAAGGTCTCCTATGAACCAGAATATAGCCCATTGCAACCCCGGAATACGGATGGTGTCATAATTCATATCCGGGGTAAATTCAAGGATGTACTCATTTGGGTTATCAATGGACTGGGCATAAAACTCCTGCAACCCATCGTGGTCGGCATCACCGCAGGTGATTCGGGCGCCAGTGTAGTAAGGCAAACGGGCTATCTGACGGAATTCGAAACTATCGGAAGAAATGGTGCTATTCGGCTGGACTGGAAGGATTGCAAGCAAAGCGGACAGAAATACCAGGTTCACAATAACAGTGTAACAAGAGGAGAGAGGGTGTCAACTCAAGGTATGAAAGGAATATAACCAAGGAGGTAAGTATGAACAGATAGTAGGTACCGTATTAGTTAATTAGTCAGTTCAGTAAGAAAGTAAGCAGTTGATGCTCCCAAACAAAAGGAGTAACAATGAAAGGTCTGAAAATAACCACAGGACTGCTTGTTATAGCAGTTCTATCATGTGTAGCATACAGCCAGACGCAGTGGGTCTGGCGGGTTTATAGTCTTGGGAGAAAAAGATTAAGGTTTATATTGACCGCGTAAACCGAAGTAATAGTATATGATAGAGTTAATAGGCAGGAGGCGTATGAGATTTAAAATACTGGCTGTGTTTTTGTGCCTGTTTTGCGGCTTCATCTGGGCACA
This genomic interval carries:
- a CDS encoding T9SS type A sorting domain-containing protein; its protein translation is MNLVFLSALLAILPVQPNSTISSDSFEFRQIARLPYYTGARITCGDADHDGLQEFYAQSIDNPNEYILEFTPDMNYDTIRIPGLQWAIFWFIGDLDRDGKSDFGVDKTDNDTFFIYESADSASLPLQCVWQAQIGGITPYAIVTDLDRDSAQEIVLQNFDLPGSGISVFEYVADDSYAFRTVLPDTPHIGIYGFGSTPDVDRDGFPEIFKVGARVVGIYEAVGNDSFVITAVCSLPSIGPMRFGAVAGGQDIDRDGRTEAIAFAVDAYNMGVMAIYESSKNDSFEVVWHTYFPANGFSPQTLVTGDVDGDGVPEIAVSDGARIHLFRCTGNDQYEQFWQVYTGLPLVGLYDLNNDGKAEVICHDYTDDNHTTIYEYFKLGVSERQPAELQRVSIYPLFVAKGAVVRLSGLPPGTKIVILDASGRVIAKPEENAWHTTTATPGAYFVRIQLGNQSITHKVLVLK